The Globicephala melas chromosome 20, mGloMel1.2, whole genome shotgun sequence genome contains a region encoding:
- the ZNF750 gene encoding zinc finger protein 750: MSLLKERKPKKPHYIPRPPGKPFKYKCFQCPFTCNEKSHLFNHMKYGLCKNSITLVSEQDHIPKCSKPNSSDPKPTSQSDPMAKPTSSKPVPSGLSHLDTKLQHGLAKDDIKENVDLHACGPHRCPGQKPTLHKEAAPLSPAPEATAGTQPVLEGTTRPSAFMPVGEHRLKGQELTEAPEALTLTQPPAKAASFHTKSAFHAPGYAWKAGSPFLTPEFPHKIPSTKGFGATSPYVHPTIAEYPPHFYTEHGLATIYSPYLLAGNSPECDSPLLSIYGAQDQRHFLPHPGPIPKHLNPAPSTYDHYRFFQQYHSNLPIPYGFYRPESAFSSYGLRPPPVAGMSQDQSSHLLEEAALAYPAWSPSKLNSSNSHKKHTEFEKESPTPKAKDLSRDGQRDTEGTKMSPRAGSAATGSPGRPSPTNFTQTSQPCAGLCSLLDMPASGAPGSLHPPEQSLTAFKPVKKNTERPHSQAPENRAASPESLEAVNADALAQMGSLEAAPSSPEDDSRAAPLNLSTKPEAEPATTHTTAYGEFVEPQDAPLNLSVKDPCNALTSRPSVRSRPRGAEHAAAPTPTPAPQSETASSGAGPDPSSVEIPAPRPAGKAQDTRSADSDEQKQTAAVALCQLAAYSPGNVEPAAQEPACQVDAPTPRAPESQEAQCDLRPKGQKRTSPRDAGKAQQGTKKPKPSDTARVFTLRKRTRVS, encoded by the exons ATGAGCCTTCTCAAAGAGCGAAAACCAAAAAAGCCACATTACATCCCCAGGCCCCCAGGAAAGCCCTTCAAGTACAAGTGTTTCCAGTGTCCCTTTACTTGCAACGAAAAGTCACATCTTTTTAATCACATGAAATACGGTCTCTGTAAAAATTCCATCACTTTAGTGTCCGAGCAAGATCACATTCCCAAGTGTTCCAAACCGAACTCTTCAGACCCTAAGCCAACCAGTCAGTCCGACCCCATGgcaaagcccacctcctccaaGCCCGTCCCAAGTGGGCTCTCACACCTGGACACCAAGCTCCAACATGGCCTCGCCAAGGATGACATCAAGGAAAATGTGGACCTGCATGCGTGCGGGCCCCACAGGTGCCCCGGACAGAAGCCCACTCTCCACAAGGAAGCAGCACCCCTGAGTCCAGCTCCAGAAGCCACCGCGGGCACCCAGCCTGTGCTGGAAGGCACTACCCGGCCTTCAGCATTCATGCCAGTTGGCGAGCACAGACTCAAAGGGCAGGAACTCACCGAGGCTCCTGAAGCGCTGACCCTGACCCAGCCCCCTGCCAAAGCTGCCTCCTTCCACACTAAGTCTGCCTTTCATGCCCCTGGCTACGCGTGGAAAGCTGGCTCACCTTTCCTCACGCCTGAGTTTCCACATAAAATCCCATCCACAAAGGGGTTTGGTGCCACTTCGCCGTACGTGCACCCCACCATCGCAGAGTACCCGCCTCACTTTTACACAGAGCATGGACTGGCCACCATCTACTCACCGTACCTACTCGCAGGGAACTCGCCCGAGTGTGACAGCCCCCTGCTGTCCATCTACGGGGCCCAAGACCAAAGACATTTCCTGCCTCACCCAGGGCCGATCCCTAAGCACCTGAACCCAGCTCCATCCACATACGACCATTACAGATTCTTCCAGCAGTATCACTCCAATCTGCCGATTCCTTATGGATTTTATAGACCAGAGTCGGCATTTTCCTCCTACGGCCTCAGACCCCCACCCGTTGCTGGTATGTCACAAGATCAAAGCTCACACCTACTGGAAGAAGCTGCCCTGGCCTACCCGGCCTGGAGTCCATCCAAGTTAAACTCTTCCAACTCCCACAAAAAACACACAGAGTTTGAGAAAGAGAGTCCGACTCCCAAGGCTAAAGACCTCTCCAGAGATGGGCAGAGGGACACGGAAGGGACCAAAATGAGCCCACGCGCAGGCAGCGCAGCCACAGGCTCCCCGGGAAGGCCGAGCCCCACCAATTTCACGCAGACAAGCCAGCCCTGTGCCGGGCTGTGCAGCCTCTTGGACATGCCGGCCTCCGGTGCCCCAGGAAGTctccatccaccagaacagagcCTCACAGCCTTCAAGCCTGTCAAGAAGAACACGGAGCGCCCACATTCCCAGGCCCCAGAAAACAGAGCTGCATCTCCAGAAAG CCTCGAGGCCGTGAACGCAGACGCTCTGGCTCAGATGGGGAGCCTGGAAGCTGCACCCTCCAGCCCAGAGGACGACTCCAGGGCAGCCCCTCTGAACCTCTCCACGAAACCAGAAGCTGAGCCGGCCACTACACACACCACTGCCTATGGAGAATTTGTGGAGCCACAGGACGCGCCCCTCAACCTCTCGGTGAAGGACCCCTGCAACGCCCTGACTTCGAGGCCCTCTGTCCGCAGCCGCCCGAGAGGGGCCGAACACgcggctgcccccacccccactcctgctCCGCAGTCGGAGACAGCAAGTTCCGGGGCCGGGCCCGACCCCAGCTCTGTGGAGATCCCTGCGCCCCGCCCGGCTGGGAAGGCCCAGGACACACGCTCAGCTGACAGTGACGAGCAGAAGCAGACTGCGGCCGTGGCCCTCTGCCAGCTGGCGGCCTACAGCCCAGGGAACGTCGAGCCCGCTGcccaggagcctgcctgccaggtAGACGCACCCACCCCCAGAGCCCCTGAGAGCCAGGAGGCTCAGTGCGACCTCAGACCCAAAGGGCAAAAGAGGACGAGCcccagggatgcagggaaggCCCAGCAGGGAACCAAGAAGCCAAAGCCCAGCGACACAGCCAGAGTGTTCACACTCCGGAAAAGAACGCGGGTGTCTTAG